The Onychomys torridus chromosome X, mOncTor1.1, whole genome shotgun sequence genomic interval gtatgtgtaagtgtgcatgaGTCTCTAGTGCCATTGCATTCTTGTGGAGATCATAGGACATTTTGGGTGTTGGGCCTTACTTTCCACCTAGTCTGAAACAGTCTCTTGTCTGCTACTGTAGGCCATTGTAGCTGGCCTATGAGTTTCTACAGAgtcacctctctgcctcccatctcaccataggagcattgaattacagatgtgtgctaccacatccagaTTTATATGCATTCTaagggtccaaactcaggtcctgatgcttacatggcaagtgctttacccatggagccatctccctagtccacCATTATTTTTCTAAAGTCACAGAGttatgtggtgatactatatttgtaaaatgtgattttatttgtatattaataaagttgccttggggtcagagcaagccatagcagaagctaggcagtggtggtgcacacctttaatcccagcacttgggaggcagagctaggcggatctctgtgttcaaggatacagccagcatggcagacacatgcctttaatctcaataccaaccatagaagacctggaggtaatgtggctgggtttacaaccaatgagaaagcagaacagaaagtcaataaaaagaaaaaaaaacacacagaagtaggtctcttgtggagaggaaagacagcagaagcagtgaagggtaaggttttcagctcttgctctgaccttgtggcttttaactctgcaattggatctgtgtttcttatttaacaagatggttacatctacagagttACTCAGCATTGACAGCAACCTGCTCAATTCCAGATTGTGACAGGAGTGCTAAAGGTGTCTCAGACATGTTTTTCTCcatactggagattgaacctagggttttACATATGTTGTATTAGTGCTTTGCCACTGAGTTCTATCATCGGCACTACCGAGCTGCTTTTTGCTGCCCCAAGAAAAGTGATCATACTGGTTAAGGCCATTTGTATACATTGTTCATTTTCTGCATGCCCAGAAGTGACCCCCTATATGGATAAGCACCATTCTAAGGCCATGTTCCAGTCTGCTGCACAGTAACTGAAAGGCTAGAATCATTATACAGGAAACAGAAGCATAATTGATTTATATTGAGGAATACTCTGCCAGGAGAATGTTGAGAAGTAGAAGTAGCCAGATTGCCATCAGAAGGGTGCATGGTGGGAATGAGCAAAGGGACTTGGGGTTATCTGAGTGCTGTCTTATCCTTCCTGGCACCTTTGAATCCTTGAAGCTAGAAGCCCCAGGCTGCAGATATTGAGAGATCTGGAAAACCAGGTACTTTTTAAGTCTTTTACTTAACTCCCAGTGCCAAGAAGTCCTGCCACTGACATTCCTGGGGACATGGGTTTGTGGGAAGAACTGGGATACTAAAACATCCTTTTCTTCTGTGGAGCACTATTACCTTCCTCAGGACCTTAAACTTCCTCTAGCCTCTCCTAATCTTATAAGGAAATAGAGGCTGGAAAAGTTTCAATAACTTGCCCATCTCAGTCAACCTGGGCTGAATTGTGGAAACTGCGACCCTTAATCAGAATGCTGATCATCCTGTGCCcccactcgtgtgtgtgtgtgtgtgtgtgtgtgtgtgtgtgtgtgtgtgtgtgagagagagagagagagagagagagagagagagagagagagagagaagagaggaaagacatTGGATGACTTCCTCTGTGTTATTTGAGCAAGAATAGGGTCTCTCAGTGACCCTAGAGTGGTCAGAGCCCCAGGAATACCCCTGTGTCTGCcacccaagcactgggattacaggtttgtgcctgTGTGCCCAGATTTTatgagttctggagatcaaatccacagcaagcgctttactgactgagccatctccccagtccctaccAGCTTACTTTGGTGTTTTGTGTGTTGGTTTTATCTTGTTTTCTAGATCaagttttatatctatttttgCAATGTCTTGTTATCTCCTTGGAAGCTCAGGATGTGCCATCAGCTTACAGAATCTGCTTTGAGTCCTGACATCaactttgctttctctgtttagTGTGGGATTTGCAATAAACCCATGGGTGATCTCCTAGATCAGATCTTCATTCACCGTGACACCATCCACTGTGGGAAATGCTATGAAAAGCTCTTCTAGGTGAGTTGGAAGCCCATAGAATAAGCAGACTACAGCCTCACTAGACTGAAGGGACAAGACAAACGTTTGCCCTGGTCTGGACCTGGGTTTTACTTTAGGACCCTGCTATGCTTCTCAGTCATTTAATCAGAGAATTCCAAGTCCTTGTTCTGTGCTCTATGCTACTTTGAGATCTTAAGTGATGTGAGCAAAACCCCTCCCTAAAGACCTTTTACAAGTTGCTAATATGTTACTCTAAAGAAATACCTCTCCCATCCAGAACCTCAGCTGAATCCTCTAACCCTGTGATACCTGGTCCTATCTTGtgacaaggaaataaaaatgtagaaaggGAATGGTTCTGGACAAACACCCAGTTGGTATGTGGTAGAATCTGGACCTCATCCCAGGTCTTAGATTCTAGTGCTGTGCTCTCTGCTATATTCCTTTGGACTATAGATTTAGACTTAATAACAAAGACGTTGAATAAAGCAGCCTCTGGACCAATAGCCAATGGGACTGTCTCAAGTGTCTGAACAAAGCATATTTTCCCCCTCTGACTACACAAAAATTGCCTTCTCTTCAAGAAATGCATTTGTGTTGGACTTAGGCTCACAATCACTGTAACAGTTACCCACCCCAAGGGAACCTGGCTGTCAGCTATTGGATGCTTGCTCTCATTGCTACCtctgtttccttttgctttctgcAGGCTGAACAGAAGCTGATGAGCCCCAGATGTATTTGGCTGTCCAGTTGCCCACAAATTGTTGGTTCTTCCCTTACATCCTCCCTTACCTGGTTTCACTGTACTTCTGCCCACCTTGTACTGAAATAACACATCTAGTATTGTATCTCAATGATGTTATAATTACACATGTATAGCCTTTTATACCTTAGAAAGTCAAATCCATAGCTTAGTTGCTCCCAGGATGAAGGACTCCACTTTGACTTCCCTAAGATATGTTGGCTTTCTAATGAGTGCAGATGACCTGGTATGCTAGACATGGGCACAAGTGTAGGTATCAGTGTACGCAGACTTTTGGAGGCTTCTGAGGGGCCAAACCAAATGTTGTTGACGATCTCTAGTAGGGAAATTATAGGCAATGAATGCTAAGGGTTGGCAATAGGctaatcactgtgtgtgtgtatgtgtgtatgtatttttgatTTCTCATACAATTCTTAAAATAGTTGTTTTTGATTGAATTGTGTAGCAGATTTAAATGACCTCTTCCCATTCTCCTTTGAGTTTTTCCAGTCAGGTATGTCAGTACACATTGGAAAGTTTACCCAGGTTTAAATTTGACAAGATACAATATTAGGAGGCTTCTAACAAAAGGGATATCTGTGTCTGTTTGAATTTTAATAGCTTCAAGTCTTTACCCTCAGTATCCCATTTTCTAGACTTTACATAGAAATTTTCTGAACTGATTTTAGGCTGTGTAGatcccaaaagagtaaagaagaaaacagataaaGTTTCTTGAAACCTCACCACACACCAGGCATTACCACAAGGTACTGGCTTTTAATCTCTTTAATAGTCTCTAAAATAGTCTCATTGCAGAAATGAAGATAGTAATGCTCAGAGAAGTGGGAAGAATCCTGTAGAACCACTGTTGTATCTCTCTGGAGCCTATACTTTTTCCAGAAGCAATAACCATCATGACACTGACCTAGTATTGagcatgtgccaggcactgtatGGAGGGTCCCTACTATAAAATACTgccctgagaaatgggaaaagtgtGAAATTCACTCCATCTCTGGGCTTCTTGGATCCCTCCTTGAAGCACTACAGTAATCTAATTGACATCCAGTGAAAGGTTCAGTAGGCTCTCTGCCCTAAGCACACAGTGACCTGTTTTCTAGTCCTGACTGTTTCAAACCAACATCAACTTCTAGGTCCCCAGGTACTCAAAGTGCTAAAAGCTGATGTTtagcagagcagaggcaggttCATCCTTGCAGTCTGCTAATATGCTGCTCTGATTCAACTTCACTTTGCTGCctttatattggtgaaattattaaggccactccacgtagttaaaagggaggtttattttgtggggtaacttacaaatgaaggggtaggttgcagggtctggcaaaggtatagcgcagtccggcagtgttctctggagaactctgctcagtctacctccagcgtccagggtcccggaaccagaagagagacctcttcccgatccttggtcttccgcttcctcctctgccctgccttgtgggcgtgaccattaccgaagcctcaatgggggttggaacttccaggccaatgctgggatggctatccactacacctttAGGTACAGAATTAAATTGTAAGCTCCTTGAAAGGAAAAATAGCCCTCAAGATTTGGGGATGCAAAATGGAGGCTTCTTCATTTGATTTACTTAAAAAATAGctcctctctttcttcagacTCTGAGCCCTAAGCACATTTGAGTATAGATTTGTTCTTCCTATCAAGTAATCAGAGAAGAACATtctatttatttgcatatttatctGCTGCATGTactcagaagcagaggaggagtagAGTATGCCACATCCCCAAGCTAATTaccacctcctctttctcaagtCCAGCTCTAGCATGGGACTTGGCAGATTGTAGGCAATAACACATGGGTGTCAAATGAATTAGTAAGAGAAAAGTAAGTTACTCCTTTGGTTAGAGGTGTTACCTGGGAATCTCAGTGCGGGCCCCATAGATGGGATCCACAGTAAGGAGGCCCAAGGTAAGATGGTTTACCCATCTTAAAGGTGTACTTTGCCATTTAAGGAGTTTTAGAAATATGGAAAATACTCAAAAACAGGTTGCAATGTTAGTATTGATTTCATTACAAAGTAGCCCTTTTGTGTCTTAAAAGAGGCATGGTTTTacattattttacttctttttaattgCTTAGTGTTTCTAGCTAAATTTGCTAATCCACATTAATGtatgaaaattataataaatgttaAGATATTACACATCAGTATTAcgatttccctttttaaaaacatttttgtttttttttgtgtgtacatatgcacttCAGTGTAATAACTTGGTAATTTGGGGCATGTGGTTTATCAGAAGCCATTCTTAGTATAAAACCAAGCTGGACATgggggctcatgcctgtaatcctagtgcccaggagattaaaaaacaaagactgCCAAAAgtttggggtggggagaaagtTACTCTGAGTTGGGGGAGGTAATCTTGGAGCTGTAAACCTAAAGGAAGGGGAAGGATTGCTCACTCATTAATAATTATTTCCTGAGCACCCACTACAGATGATACTGGGCCATGAGAGAGTGATGCATGAAACCTGTGGAAATAAAGCTAGCGCTGAGAAGGAAGCAGGCTGTGACTCCTGATATTTGATCAAGTCAGAACCCACCAACCTTATAAAACCGCTTTACAAGCTCTGCGGTGACACATATGACAGTCACACTCATTCAGTAACACACAATTACATTTATCAACATACACATGCTTCACAGTCAAGACAATGGATGCTCACGGAGTCCAGTCTCATGCTCCGACACACCCATTCTCACATACAAAGACATGTTATCACACTCGCCTTCAGTGATCCACACTCACATTCAGAGATATTCATACATTGGCACACATGCTCCCAACATTAAAAAATATGCTCCTTCACAGACACAGTGACTCATATATACACCTATTCACTGGGCAGTACTCTTACTCATTCACAGTGAAAAATGCACACTAACATACAAGTGGGTACATGcacacaccagtgcacataaaaggTCATACCTGTTTTAGGGATCACAACGTATACACCCTCACAAAAGAACAGGCTGTCTGAAATAGTCCCTCATTCCCCCTTTTTCCTGTGACACCCAAGTCTGCCAAGCACCCTGTCCAACTAGTCCTCAAATACCCTTCAGTGGAGACAGAGCTGGCCCCTACCCAGTCAGGGGGTAGATTGAacagagtgtgtgtggtgggagaaACACCATGTGCTGAGTCATACACAACATCTATAGGGGCATCATTCCCTGGCCCTTTTGGAGTCCTTTCCTCATCTGTCAATCTGTCACCTAGATGTCCTGTGCCCTCTACAAGTATACTGCGGCAACAAGTATCCTGGGGCCTGCCTTATATACCGCACCCTCCCTTCAGCATGGAGCTGCTTTATTCCTGCTCCTGCCAAGTGCCCTGAGAAGACCATCATTTTATCCCACATCCATTGGCTACCAGTAGACTGACTCCTTCTCATCCAGACCACTATAGTCCCTGATAGTTTtggacatgcacacatgccaGTGTCAATCCAGCCATCACTGTTGCCGTCCAACTCACTCCCATCGGAGGCAGGACACAGCTGGAACATTCATGAAATTTATTGAGCAAAACTTGTactaaaaccatttaaaaagtgTTAACACAGAAAACTTTCAGTAGGCAGTAAAAGCCATGGGCCCTGGCCACACAAGGACCTTCTGCTACAATATATTGTCTTGGGTGCCCTAGATCTGCCTCTTGTCAAGATGATGAGCTCTGGTAATGCCCTTTGCTTTAAGGAGTGCTCTCAAGAGACCGCCACTGCATGGTGGTGCTGCCTTACAGTATACAAAGACCAATCACAGGAAATTGTGGAGTATAGCTTGCAAAACCCCACCAACCCTAGACAATAGTCACAATTAACAGCAGGAGTGGAACATCACAGCACAGTCCCACATTGAAGTCACTGATCAGTCCCTTATTAACTTCCTTGCTTCCCACTGGCTGCCTGGGGAGCACCTGATCAGGTAacaacacacacatctgcagGAGAACAAGTAGCAGGCGGCTGGTCTAGATGTACACCAGGAAAGCAGACAAGGAGTTCACAACACTTGTGGGAGAGGAGCTAGTACAGTCTTGGCTGGCACAGAAGCTCACAACATGTGCCAGGGTGTAGAGGTGACCCTGACCAGGTAGTCAGGGCTTCCAGCTGCTCAAGTTAACACACACCTCACTCACAGCTTTGTACAGGAACAATGGGTTGGGGATAAGCACACAAGTGGGGAAGGGACTGGTTGGACAGCTGGGTCAGTACGAGGTTGACAGATAAGAGAGGTGTTCCAAAGCAGGGAGTAGCCTGCCTCAGGATAGCAATGGGGAGGGCATCCATGttggaagagccaggcagaaccCTTGAGATGGCCTCTTCTGTAACTTCCACCCTTTTGGTATGGGTGGCACCCCGGCAGCACTGCCTGGCCACCCTCCCAGGTTGGCAGGGTTTGGGGCCAGCCTTGGCAGCTGCCTGCCCAGTTGTATTCACCAGGCTCTCCCTGCTTGCTTTCTGGAATTCTCCAGCAGCCCTGGACAAAAGAGAGCAGAACAACCCCCCACTCTAGCCCAGCCCCAAGTCctcttgctgctgtccttccacCTCCTGTTCACACAAAATCTGTCCTGCACACCCACAGGCTCTCAGGCCAGCTGAGGGCATGAATCCTATGGTGCTGGGTGCACACCCCCAGCTTGGGGCTCTTCTTGGGCACTGGTGTCTTTCCCCCCTCACAGTCCTGTCAAGGTACCCAGAAGGAAACTGCCTCTGGGTTGGCACTGGCCTCCTGGAGCCTTTGGGTCCAGGGACCCAGGGGTTTCACTCACGAAAAGTCTCAAGGGTACTGCCCTCATGGGGCTCCCCTAGAGGAGCGTAGATGATCCTGAAGACGGGCTGGATCCTGCGGCCTCCTCTCCGGAGCACTGTCTCCCCACCTTGCTGCACTTCCCCCCAGGCATCGGTTCTCTCTGGCCAAGACAACCCCGTGACTGGTTCCTCTATGCCCTGTGCTGTTTCAGTGCCAATGGGCATCCTTAGCTCAGAGCCCCAAGCCTCACCATCTTTATCTTTTGACTCAGTAGTGTCCCAATTGGGGTCTGGATCACCCTTTGGTCTATCTATAGTAGGTCCCCATTCCTTTCTCTGGTACTCTCCATGGGCCTCGGATATGATAGTCACTGAGCTAGGTAgactttgtttttgcttgttgGAATCATTTCTAGTGAGTGGCAAGTGGGGTGTCTTACCCTAGCCCTGGCCGTCTTGCCCTTCTGCACCACTCATTTCCCCTGCCATTTGTCTGGGCTGCTCCATCATTTTGCCAAGGTATCTCTGTTGCCTACTAGAGGAAGGAATTCCTGGAACTCTTGAGCCTATATTTCTCTGGGGTTGGGGTGGCTCATAGCCCCAGCCCCTCTCTCGTTTCCTGACTCCTGTGCTTCAACATGGGGTTTTTACTCATCAGGATCATTTTCAGCCCCGAAACCTGATTCCCTAATAGGCCCCTCTTCCCCACCACTGTCTCCATACTGTCGCCTCTGTTTCACTGATGTAATTTCCTCTCCTATGGTCTGGGTGCTGATCTCCCTAAAACACCCTGCCTGCGTGGTAACCGGATCTGTTGCTGCCTCACAGgtcctgttttccttttctgtctgatTCTTCATCACTATCATGGTGGTCTCCCATTCTTCCTCATCTCCAGTGAGTTTCATTAACTCCAGAAAAGTGGGTGGGCATCCTTGCTGATCTAAGAGAAACAGCTTGCTCCAAAGGCCAGTAGTCAGGGAGACTCAAGATAAGACATGCTTGAGGTGAATTGAATCTGCACTGTGTGCTGACAAGGGGCTCTGCTGCACCGCTTTCTGCGCAGCAAGTAATCAGATAGCTTCTCTGTAGGTTTCTGAGAAAACTGAAGGAATCTGAACTATAAGATCTTATAGTCTTCTTTATTCCCAAAGATCTACTTTAAGGCTTTCAAGCACTGCTCCATAGTTAGGGCATCATTGCTAGCCCACAGTGCCTGCATAATTGACAGGGCAGAGCCACCCAAGCTCTCTAGAAGACGccactttttttccttctcagataCCTGCCATAACTGCATCATCTCAGTGACCTCTCCTAACCAGGTTTCAAAGGTCTCTTCTCCTGGGCCTGGAAAGGGACTGCCAGAAAACACTTTCAATTTTTGATAACACATACTACTGCACAGAGACTTCAAGCCTTCTGGTTTGTCTTGGTCTGAATTCCTTAGCTCTATGCTCACTGTAGGGGCAATGCTAAACCCCAGGGCTTTGGCCACATCTACTATTCTCCATCCTTCATCTCTCAGAAAGTAGGTCAGCTTATTGATAAACTCATCATCTGGGCTACAGGGTTTGACAACCAATTCCCAGCCCCCCCCCACTGCTGGTATATGCGGGGCATCATAGTATGATTGACAACTTCAGTCAGTTCAATTAAGACTGCCTTAGCTTCATCTTCCCTCCTGAACATTCTGCCTATCATCTTGTGAGCACACAAAGGAGGTAAGCCTTCTTTCATAGCAACCTTTATCTCAGCCTCACTGCACTGCACAGGAATGCCCACAATGAGCACAGCCTTCTTGGGGTCCAGGTCCATCCCCTTACACCAGTCATCTAGAAGAGCCACAGCCATTACTCCCACCCGCTATGAACAGACCTAACCCTAGGGTACTTATTGGCTCAGAATTTTCCTAGGACTCAGAGGATTCTAAACCAATGCCATGTAGAAAGGCAGCAATGTCCTGGGTTTCCCACAGCCTGAAATGTAAAAGAAGTAAGAGCTTAGTTAACACTTCCTGTCACCTTTCCTCCTCTCAGAGATTCAGTCTTGCTTCCCAGGCTCTTGTAATCATTGTGTTGAGGGTCTTCCCACACAAAGCTCCCCGAACCTCACTGGATCCTGCTGACCTCCTGCCACAGCAACCTCACTGGAAGTCCAGGGACTCTACCATGTATTCTGCAAATACCTGTAGGAAAAATGCCAATGTTAGGAGGCAAAGACTAATGCCTAGGAACACTGGAAAAGACCTAGTGGAAGAAAGGGCAGGAAGAAGAACACTGACACCCACTGGAGGCTATGGTTGATTCAGATTACTCCTTCCTGGGTCCCTGACTGGTAGCACATAGGAGACTCTCCTCTTCCTGAAAAAATGCTCAGGAGATAAGAAAGATGATTGGAGCTCAGC includes:
- the Pnma5 gene encoding LOW QUALITY PROTEIN: paraneoplastic antigen-like protein 5 (The sequence of the model RefSeq protein was modified relative to this genomic sequence to represent the inferred CDS: inserted 3 bases in 3 codons; substituted 7 bases at 7 genomic stop codons) gives rise to the protein MAVALLDDWCKGMDLDPKKAVLIVGIPVQCSEAEIKVAMKEGLPPLCAHKMIGRMFRREDEAKAVLIELTEVVNHTMMPXHIPAVGGGWELVVKPCSPDDEFINKLTYFLRDEGWRIVDVAKALGFSIAPTVSIELRNSDQDKPEGLKSLCSSMCYQKLKVFSGSPFPGPGEETFETWLGEVTEMMQLWQVSEKEKKWRLLESLGGSALSIMQALWASNDALTMEQCLKALKXIFGNKEDYKILXFRFLQFSQKPTEKLSDYLLXQKAVQQSPLSAHSADSIHLKHVLSXVSLTTGLWSKLFLLDQQGCPPTFLELMKLTGDEEEWETTMIVMKNQTEKENRTCEAATDPVTTQAGCFREISTQTIGEEITSVKQRRQYGDSGGEEGPIRESGFGAENDPDEXKPHVEAQESGNERGAGAMSHPNPREIXAQEFQEFLPLVGNRDTLAKXWSSPDKXAGEMSGAEGQDGQGXGKTPHLPLTRNDSNKQKQSLPSSVTIISEAHGEYQRKEWGPTIDRPKGDPDPNWDTTESKDKDGEAWGSELRMPIGTETAQGIEEPVTGLSWPERTDAWGEVQQGGETVLRRGGRRIQPVFRIIYAPLGEPHEGSTLETFRE